The following are encoded in a window of Roseimaritima ulvae genomic DNA:
- a CDS encoding aldo/keto reductase gives MKTRALGQSNIQASVVAFGAWAIGGWTWGGADEQESIRAIHAFLDAGGNLIDTAPVYGFGRSEEVVGKAIADRRDSVVLATKCSMRWDLSDQQKKRAQKKFSTSRDMFDQPGTSSEDSFDVYIYAGADGIRQEVEQSLKRLQTDVIDLYQTHWQSDEVPVEEKMGVLEELRKEGKIRAIGVSNATPEQIETYRQFGQVDTDQEKYSMLDRQMEGTNLAKCEQDNIAFLAYSPLSQGLLTGKITPDREYPEDDQRRYKERFSADNVRKVQAMLQRMQPIADRHNLSLAQLTMAWTLAQPGCSHVLCGARNPQQAIDNAGAGAADLEEDELKLITDAVNDYDGV, from the coding sequence ATGAAAACGCGCGCATTAGGTCAGTCGAATATCCAGGCATCAGTGGTCGCTTTTGGAGCTTGGGCCATCGGCGGATGGACCTGGGGAGGGGCCGATGAGCAAGAGTCCATTCGCGCCATTCATGCCTTTCTGGACGCCGGCGGAAACCTGATCGATACCGCTCCGGTGTACGGTTTCGGCCGCAGCGAAGAGGTGGTGGGCAAAGCCATCGCGGACCGTCGTGACAGCGTCGTGCTGGCCACCAAATGTTCGATGCGATGGGACCTTTCCGATCAACAAAAGAAACGAGCTCAGAAGAAATTCTCGACCAGCCGTGACATGTTCGATCAACCGGGCACCAGCTCCGAGGACAGCTTCGACGTCTACATTTACGCCGGGGCCGATGGCATTCGCCAGGAAGTCGAACAAAGCCTGAAACGCTTGCAGACCGACGTGATCGATCTGTACCAAACCCACTGGCAGTCCGACGAGGTTCCGGTGGAAGAAAAAATGGGCGTCCTGGAAGAGCTTCGCAAAGAAGGCAAGATCCGCGCGATCGGGGTTTCCAACGCCACGCCCGAACAGATCGAAACCTATCGTCAGTTTGGTCAGGTCGATACGGATCAAGAAAAGTACTCGATGCTGGACCGGCAGATGGAAGGTACTAATCTGGCCAAATGCGAACAGGACAACATCGCCTTCCTGGCGTACAGTCCGCTTAGCCAGGGATTGCTGACCGGCAAGATCACGCCGGATCGCGAATATCCCGAAGACGACCAGCGTCGCTACAAAGAACGCTTCAGTGCCGACAACGTGCGGAAAGTCCAAGCGATGTTGCAGCGGATGCAACCGATCGCCGACCGCCATAACCTCAGCCTGGCTCAGCTGACCATGGCTTGGACCTTGGCGCAGCCTGGTTGTTCGCACGTCTTATGTGGGGCTCGCAACCCGCAGCAGGCCATCGACAACGCCGGAGCCGGTGCGGCTGATCTGGAGGAAGACGAGCTGAAGCTGATCACCGACGCCGTCAACGATTACGACGGCGTGTAG
- the ahr gene encoding NADPH-dependent aldehyde reductase Ahr: MSYHAWAAPAAGASFEKQSPSRDPLGPDEVEVAVEHCGVCHSDLSMWQDEWGMASYPAVLGHEVVGRVTAVGTHAKGRSVGQRVGVGWNCGSCMHCRSCLSGDQHLCDEVQPTIAGHLGGFANSVRADWAWTIPLPEGLNVADAGPLLCGGITVFNPISMFATPNSRVGVIGIGGLGHLAIKFAAAYGCEVTAFTSSEDKFEEARSFGAQHVVGTRDSAAIEKLEKSLDLLIVTVNAPLDWDAWIASLAPHGRMHIVGAVLEPIPVSVFPLLMRQASVGASPTGAPVDMADMLAFAARHNIAPKTEHFPMSQINEAFAHVSDGKARYRVVLDADF, encoded by the coding sequence ATGTCTTACCACGCATGGGCGGCACCCGCGGCGGGAGCCTCTTTCGAAAAACAATCTCCCTCGCGCGATCCGCTTGGCCCCGACGAAGTTGAGGTCGCTGTAGAGCATTGCGGTGTTTGTCATTCCGATCTTTCAATGTGGCAGGACGAGTGGGGGATGGCAAGCTATCCGGCCGTCTTGGGGCATGAAGTCGTAGGGCGAGTCACGGCGGTGGGCACGCACGCCAAAGGCCGCAGTGTGGGACAGCGAGTTGGAGTGGGTTGGAACTGTGGCAGTTGTATGCATTGCCGATCCTGTCTGTCCGGCGACCAACATCTGTGTGATGAAGTGCAGCCGACGATCGCGGGGCATCTAGGTGGTTTCGCCAACTCCGTGCGGGCGGATTGGGCATGGACGATTCCGTTGCCCGAGGGATTGAACGTCGCCGACGCGGGGCCGTTGCTGTGTGGAGGCATCACGGTGTTTAATCCGATTTCCATGTTCGCCACGCCCAACAGTCGGGTCGGCGTGATTGGTATCGGCGGCTTGGGGCACTTGGCTATCAAGTTTGCCGCCGCGTACGGGTGCGAGGTGACGGCGTTTACGTCCAGCGAAGATAAGTTTGAGGAAGCCCGCAGCTTTGGAGCTCAGCATGTGGTTGGCACGCGAGACTCTGCGGCGATTGAAAAGCTGGAAAAGTCCCTCGATTTATTGATCGTGACCGTGAACGCGCCGTTGGACTGGGACGCCTGGATCGCCAGCTTGGCGCCCCATGGGCGGATGCACATCGTGGGGGCGGTGTTGGAACCGATTCCGGTGTCGGTGTTCCCGCTGCTGATGCGGCAAGCCAGTGTGGGCGCGTCACCGACCGGAGCCCCTGTCGACATGGCGGACATGTTGGCGTTTGCCGCACGGCACAATATTGCTCCCAAGACCGAACATTTCCCGATGAGCCAAATCAACGAAGCTTTCGCTCATGTATCTGACGGCAAGGCACGCTATCGCGTTGTACTGGACGCAGATTTCTAA
- a CDS encoding alpha/beta hydrolase has protein sequence MNSLQITAVPPRRIVVRLTILFSVLVIPLCIPLAAQAQQRPTRPLRQRGSNAPADVNVLRDVVYGSGGGRDLKMHIVLPKEPSADPAPVYVWIHGGGWQAGTKEGGVRQVAPMVRSGFVGATIEYRLSGEAPFPAQIEDCKCAIRFLRAHAEKYNIDPQRIAVGGSSAGGHLVALLGTSGGIAELEGSGGWADQSSAVQAVVDLYGPTDFQLFVTTPGYERHNEAGSPESKLLGGGEVLPQTEKIKRVNPITYVDADDPPFLIIHGSKDRTVPSNQSQALHKALKSAGVESTLHVIEGAGHGGPEFGKPDVKEMQKDFLLKHLKP, from the coding sequence ATGAACAGCCTGCAAATAACGGCAGTTCCACCACGCAGGATCGTTGTCCGACTGACCATTCTGTTTAGCGTGTTGGTGATCCCGCTCTGCATCCCCCTCGCAGCCCAGGCACAGCAACGTCCCACCCGTCCCTTGCGGCAGAGGGGCTCCAACGCTCCGGCCGACGTCAACGTCCTCCGCGACGTGGTGTATGGCAGCGGCGGCGGTCGAGATCTGAAGATGCATATCGTGCTACCCAAAGAACCCTCGGCCGATCCGGCACCGGTTTATGTTTGGATTCACGGCGGCGGCTGGCAAGCCGGAACGAAAGAAGGCGGCGTGAGGCAGGTCGCGCCGATGGTTCGCAGCGGATTCGTGGGTGCCACGATCGAATATCGACTGAGCGGCGAAGCTCCCTTTCCAGCACAGATCGAAGACTGCAAATGTGCCATCCGGTTCTTGCGTGCCCACGCCGAAAAATACAATATCGATCCCCAGCGGATTGCGGTCGGCGGAAGTTCGGCGGGGGGCCACCTGGTGGCTTTGCTGGGGACTTCCGGAGGCATTGCAGAACTCGAAGGCAGCGGTGGCTGGGCCGATCAATCCAGTGCCGTGCAAGCGGTCGTTGACCTATATGGTCCCACCGACTTTCAATTGTTTGTCACCACTCCCGGTTACGAACGGCACAACGAAGCCGGCTCGCCCGAGAGTAAATTGCTGGGTGGCGGCGAAGTGTTGCCGCAAACCGAGAAAATCAAACGCGTTAATCCGATCACCTACGTGGACGCCGACGATCCGCCGTTTTTGATCATCCACGGCAGCAAGGACCGCACCGTACCCAGCAACCAGAGCCAGGCGTTGCACAAGGCTCTGAAGTCGGCGGGCGTCGAATCCACGCTGCACGTGATCGAGGGTGCCGGACACGGCGGCCCCGAATTCGGCAAGCCCGACGTCAAAGAAATGCAAAAAGACTTTCTGTTGAAACACCTCAAGCCATAA
- a CDS encoding PP2C family protein-serine/threonine phosphatase encodes MNHTADNMQMQCMEVWGGNRPIDRNIETPGLHVWAFCKPHGKSLSGGDVYYLSSCASGRITRLLLADVSGHGEVVSAVATGLRDLMRRNINHIRQTKFVRAMNEQFSQLSTRGEFATAVVSTFFSPTMKLNVCNAGHPPSLLYRQQQQTWQELTTEMEGSDQIADTPLGVSDEAAYSQHEVQLDPGDLVLNFSDAIMESEDADGQQIGRAGVLKLVSELDVSQPDKIVPTILEKVSQLHSENLDRDDVTILLIQATGEGPSLRNNLMAPFRLLGSVRQSAAGTTDERHTESS; translated from the coding sequence TTGAACCATACTGCTGACAATATGCAGATGCAGTGCATGGAAGTCTGGGGTGGGAACCGGCCCATCGATCGCAACATCGAAACCCCTGGGCTGCACGTCTGGGCATTCTGCAAACCCCACGGAAAATCGCTGTCCGGAGGCGATGTCTATTACCTTTCGTCCTGCGCTTCGGGACGCATCACGCGGCTGTTGCTGGCCGATGTCAGCGGCCACGGTGAAGTGGTTTCCGCCGTGGCCACGGGACTCCGCGACTTGATGCGGCGGAACATCAACCACATCCGGCAGACCAAGTTCGTGCGGGCCATGAATGAGCAGTTCTCGCAGCTCAGTACGCGCGGTGAGTTTGCCACGGCGGTTGTGTCCACCTTCTTTTCGCCGACGATGAAATTAAACGTCTGCAACGCCGGTCACCCGCCCTCGCTGCTGTACCGTCAACAGCAACAGACTTGGCAGGAATTGACCACGGAGATGGAGGGGTCCGACCAAATCGCCGATACGCCGCTGGGAGTCAGCGATGAGGCGGCGTACAGCCAGCACGAAGTTCAACTCGACCCGGGCGACTTGGTGCTGAACTTCAGCGACGCGATCATGGAATCCGAAGACGCCGATGGTCAGCAAATCGGACGAGCGGGTGTGCTGAAGCTGGTTTCGGAACTGGACGTCTCGCAACCGGACAAAATCGTGCCCACGATTCTCGAAAAAGTGTCTCAGCTACATTCCGAAAACCTGGATCGCGATGACGTCACGATCCTGCTGATCCAAGCCACCGGCGAAGGCCCCTCGCTGCGGAACAATTTAATGGCCCCCTTTCGGCTGCTCGGTTCGGTCCGGCAAAGCGCTGCTGGTACCACGGATGAACGCCACACGGAATCGTCGTAA